In the Clostridium cellulovorans 743B genome, TCCTCTATGTTACCAACAAATAAGAATGCTGCTTCAGGAATTTCATCACATTTTCCATCAAGAATTTCTCTGAACCCACTTACAGTTTCAGCTATTGGCACATATTTACCCTGCATACCAGTAAATTGTTCAGCAACAGTAAAGCTTTGTGATAAGAATCTTTGAACTTTTCTTGCTCTACCAACAATAAGTTTATCTTCTTCTGATAATTCGTCTACTCCAAGTATAGCTATGATATCTTGAAGTTCTTTATATCTTTCAAGAATATTCTTTACTTCAAGAGCTGTTTCATAGTGTTCTTTACCTACAATTCTAGGATCTAGAATTCTTGATGTAGATTCAAGAGGGTCAACTGCTGGATAAATACCTATTTCAACTATAGCTCTAGATAAAACTGTTGTAGCATCTAAGTGAGCGAAAGTTGTAGCTGGAGCTGGGTCAGTTAAATCGTCTGCAGGAACATAAACTGCTTGAACAGATGTAATAGATCCATGTTTTGTAGATGTTATTCTTTCCTGCAGAGCCCCCATTTCAGTGGCAAGTGTAGGTTGATATCCAACGGCAGATGGTATTCTACCAAGCAACGCTGAAACCTCTGAACCTGCTTGTGTAAATCTAAATATATTATCTATGAATAGTAGCACATCCTGACCTTTATCTCTAAAGTTTTCTGCCATTGTTAATCCTGTAAGTGCAACTCTCATTCTAGCACCTGGCGGCTCGTTCATTTGTCCGAATACCAATGCAGTTTTGCTTATAACTCCAGAATCACTCATTTCATGATATAAGTCGTTACCTTCTCTTGTTCTTTCACCAACACCAGTAAATACAGAAAGACCACCATGTTCTTTTGCTATGTTATTGATAAGTTCTTGAATAAGTACTGTCTTTCCAACACCAGCACCACCAAATAGACCTATTTTCCCACCTTTTTGGTATGGTGCAAGTAAATCTATAACCTTAATTCCAGTCTCAAACATTTCTTGTTTGCTAGATTGGTCCTCAAATGATGGTGGATTTCTATGGATAGGATACATAGTATCACTTACTACTTCACCTTTATTATCAATTGGCTGTCCTAGCGTATTGAATAATCTTCCAAGAGTAGCCTCTCCAACTGGAACTGTAATCGGAGCGCCTGTATCAATTGCCTTCATTCCTCTTCTAACGCCTTCTGTAGCTTGCATGGATATAGCTCTAACTATATCATCCCCCATGTGTTGCTCAATTTCAGCTACTAATTTTTCTCCGTTTTCTAAATCTACTTCAACTGCGTTGAAAATATTAGGAAGAGTTTCAGTGCTAAATTTTATATCTATAACTGGTCCTATGACTTGAACCACTTTTCCTTCGATATTCGCCATAGTACACCTCCTATGCTTTATTACTAACTTTGTGCTGAAGCACCTCCAACAATCTCAGAGATTTCTTGCGTAATAGCTGCTTGTCGTATTCTATTATATTTAAGATTCAACTTCTCAATAAGTTCATCTGCATTCTTTGTGGCAGAATCCATAGCAGTCATACGTGATGACTGCTCACTAGTCTTTCCATTTAAAAGCGCAGTGAATACTTGACTATTCATATAGCTATTTATAAGAATCTCTAGATCCTCAATCGGTGTAAGCTCATAATTTATTTGTTTTCTATTTGTCTTTTTTTCTTGAACAGAATTGAAAGGAAGTAGTCTTTTCACTTCAACAGCTTGTTTTACAGAGGAAACGAACTTAGTATAAACTATATTGATTTCTCCATATTCATTAGATTTATATAATTCTAATGCTTTTGTAGCAATAACTGCAGCTTCATCCATAGTAGGAATACTTTTTAAATCTACATATTCTGCTAAGGTATCAAATTTATATCTTCTAAGATAGCCTCTTCCCTTTTCGCCAACTAAGATAACTTTTTTATTCTCTTTGTCATCTTTGATTTTATCGATAAGAGTTAAGATAACATTTGAGTTATACCCTCCACACAAGCCTTGATCCGATGTAATAACTATATAAGCCGTTTTAGTTCCCCCATTACCATTAACGTATATGTTTGACTCTTCTACATCTGTCGCTATTTGATTCATAATACCATCTAAAACTTCGCCATATGATTTATTATTAATCATAGCGACTCTAGCTTTTTTCAGGTTAGATGTAGCAATAAGACTCATAGAACTAGTTATTTTTCTCGTATTTTTTACAGACTTTATTCTTCTCTTTATCTCTATTAATCCTGCGCCTGCCATTATTCCACCTCCTATTTAAGTGGATTAGATCTCGTTAAACTTCTTCTTAAAATCAGAAATAGAACTTCTGATCTTATTTTTCAGATCATCATCAAGAGCTTTTTTGTCTCTTAACTCATCTATTACATCTTTATGATGTATATCTAAATCTTTCACCATGGTATTAGTGAATTCTAGAACTTTATTTACAGGAATATCATCTATTAATCCTTCATTAGCTGCAAAGAATACCACTACTTGATGAATAACATCTATTGGCTCATATTGATTTTGTTTTAATATCTCCATAAGTCTTCTTCCTTTTTCAAGGACTCTCTTTGATTCCTTATCTAAATCAGAACCAAATTGAGCAAAAGCAGCTAATTCTCTGTATTGTGCTAGTTCAAGTCTTAATGTACCAGTAACTTGCTTCATAGCTTTAATTTGAGCACTACCACCAACTCTTGATACAGATATACCAGCATTAACCGCTGGCTTTTGACCTACGTTAAACGCTTCACTTTCTAAGAATATCTGACCATCTGTAATAGAAATTACATTTGTAGGTATATATGCTGAAATATCTCCTGCTAGAGTTTCAACTATTGGTAACGCTGTGATTGAACCTCCACCAAGTTCTGGTGAAAGCTTAGCAGCTCTTTCAAGCAATCTTGAATGAAGATAGAATATATCTCCTGGGTAAGCTTCTCTACCAGGTGGTCTACGAAGTAATAATGACATTGTTCTATAAGCAACAGCATGCTTAGACAGATCATCATAAACTATCAATACATCTTTTCCTTGTTTCATAAAATATTCAGCCATTGTTACTCCAGAGAATGGTGCAAGATACTGAAGTGGAGCTGAATCAGATGCTGTTGATGAAACTACAATAGAGTAATCCATAGCACCCATTTCTGTTAATGTACCAACAATATTTGCAACTGTAGATTGTTTTTGACCTATAGCTACATATATACAAATAACATTTTTTCCTTTTTGATTAAGAATTGTATCAAGAGCAATTGCAGTTTTACCTGTTTGTCTATCACCTATTATAAGTTCTCTTTGCCCCCTCCCGATTGGGATCATTGAGTCTATAGCCTTAATACCTGTTTGTAACGGTTGATTAACAGACTGTCTATCAATTACACCATATGCAGGACTTTCACAAGGTCTAGTTTCTACATGTTTTATAGAACCTTTACCATCTATTGGTTTTCCAAGTGGATTTACAACTCTTCCAACAACTTCATCACCTACTGGAACTTCAACTACTCTACCAGTGGTTTTAACTACATCGCCTTCTTTAATTCCTTCTTCATCGCCAAGAAGAACACAGCCTACGTTGTCCTTTTCAAGATTTTGAGCCATACCATAAACTCCATTAGGGAATTCAAGTAATTCTCCCTCCATACAGTTATTCAAACCATAAACTCTGGCAATACCATCTCCAATTTGAACAATAGTACCAGAATCAATAGTGTCTAACTTTTGGGTATAACCTTGAATTTCTTTTTTTATAATAGAAGTAATTTCTTCTGGTTTAATATTCATAGGTTCACCTCTATTCTTCCTTATACATTATATTTCTCATCTCTTCAAGTTTCGTCTTAAGAGTTCCATCAATTACATCATCACCAACTCTTACATAAACTCCACCTATAATACTTTTATCAACTTGTTCAACTAGTATTATGTCTTTATCGTACTTCTTTTCTAACTTATTTATTAATGCACGCTTTTGAATTTCATTCAGTTGCAATGCAGTAACTACAGTTGCTTCGATTTTATTATTTTTCTCAAGATGGATTTTTTCCATCTCTCTTAGTTTCTCTTCCAAGAACAGAATTCTACCTCTTGTTATTAGAATAGTTAAAAATCTTAACAAATCCGCATCTATCTTACCTTCAAAAAGTTCTTTGAAGATAACCTTCTTTTTATGGGAACTTATTTGTGGATGCTCAATCATTCTTGCTAACTCTTCATTTGTTTTAATGAGAGTAACAATTTCTTTTAAGTCATCCATAAATTCTTTAATCTTGCCTTTTTCCTCTGCAACCTCGTATAAGGCTAACGCATATCGTCTATCAAGATATTCATACATATTAACTACCTACCTTCGATAAATAGTCATCAATAAGTCTTCTATGTTCTTCCTCATCAATTGCAGCTTCGAGGGCTCTTGTAGACATTGCTACAGCAAGATCTATAGTTTCAGTTCTTAATTCTTCTATTAGCTTTTCCTTTTCTCTCTTAGCTTCTTTTTGAGCTCTATCTATAATCAATTTAGCTTCATTTTGAGCAGAGTCAAGTATCTCCCTTGAAACAACTTCAGCATTCTTTTTCTGCATTTCTACTATCTCTCTGCCTTGATCTTTAGATTTAGCTAATAACTCTTCTCTTTCTTTAACTAATAATTCTGCCTT is a window encoding:
- the atpD gene encoding F0F1 ATP synthase subunit beta, with translation MANIEGKVVQVIGPVIDIKFSTETLPNIFNAVEVDLENGEKLVAEIEQHMGDDIVRAISMQATEGVRRGMKAIDTGAPITVPVGEATLGRLFNTLGQPIDNKGEVVSDTMYPIHRNPPSFEDQSSKQEMFETGIKVIDLLAPYQKGGKIGLFGGAGVGKTVLIQELINNIAKEHGGLSVFTGVGERTREGNDLYHEMSDSGVISKTALVFGQMNEPPGARMRVALTGLTMAENFRDKGQDVLLFIDNIFRFTQAGSEVSALLGRIPSAVGYQPTLATEMGALQERITSTKHGSITSVQAVYVPADDLTDPAPATTFAHLDATTVLSRAIVEIGIYPAVDPLESTSRILDPRIVGKEHYETALEVKNILERYKELQDIIAILGVDELSEEDKLIVGRARKVQRFLSQSFTVAEQFTGMQGKYVPIAETVSGFREILDGKCDEIPEAAFLFVGNIEEAKAKAKSMRQE
- the atpG gene encoding ATP synthase F1 subunit gamma, with the protein product MAGAGLIEIKRRIKSVKNTRKITSSMSLIATSNLKKARVAMINNKSYGEVLDGIMNQIATDVEESNIYVNGNGGTKTAYIVITSDQGLCGGYNSNVILTLIDKIKDDKENKKVILVGEKGRGYLRRYKFDTLAEYVDLKSIPTMDEAAVIATKALELYKSNEYGEINIVYTKFVSSVKQAVEVKRLLPFNSVQEKKTNRKQINYELTPIEDLEILINSYMNSQVFTALLNGKTSEQSSRMTAMDSATKNADELIEKLNLKYNRIRQAAITQEISEIVGGASAQS
- the atpA gene encoding F0F1 ATP synthase subunit alpha, which translates into the protein MNIKPEEITSIIKKEIQGYTQKLDTIDSGTIVQIGDGIARVYGLNNCMEGELLEFPNGVYGMAQNLEKDNVGCVLLGDEEGIKEGDVVKTTGRVVEVPVGDEVVGRVVNPLGKPIDGKGSIKHVETRPCESPAYGVIDRQSVNQPLQTGIKAIDSMIPIGRGQRELIIGDRQTGKTAIALDTILNQKGKNVICIYVAIGQKQSTVANIVGTLTEMGAMDYSIVVSSTASDSAPLQYLAPFSGVTMAEYFMKQGKDVLIVYDDLSKHAVAYRTMSLLLRRPPGREAYPGDIFYLHSRLLERAAKLSPELGGGSITALPIVETLAGDISAYIPTNVISITDGQIFLESEAFNVGQKPAVNAGISVSRVGGSAQIKAMKQVTGTLRLELAQYRELAAFAQFGSDLDKESKRVLEKGRRLMEILKQNQYEPIDVIHQVVVFFAANEGLIDDIPVNKVLEFTNTMVKDLDIHHKDVIDELRDKKALDDDLKNKIRSSISDFKKKFNEI
- a CDS encoding F0F1 ATP synthase subunit delta, with translation MYEYLDRRYALALYEVAEEKGKIKEFMDDLKEIVTLIKTNEELARMIEHPQISSHKKKVIFKELFEGKIDADLLRFLTILITRGRILFLEEKLREMEKIHLEKNNKIEATVVTALQLNEIQKRALINKLEKKYDKDIILVEQVDKSIIGGVYVRVGDDVIDGTLKTKLEEMRNIMYKEE
- a CDS encoding F0F1 ATP synthase subunit B, translated to MVDINLAVILAAIINFIILLAVVKKFFWKKILIVIEEREESIKSNYSLAEEKKAKAELLVKEREELLAKSKDQGREIVEMQKKNAEVVSREILDSAQNEAKLIIDRAQKEAKREKEKLIEELRTETIDLAVAMSTRALEAAIDEEEHRRLIDDYLSKVGS